From the genome of Solanum dulcamara chromosome 12, daSolDulc1.2, whole genome shotgun sequence:
GGTCAATTCTAGCGTGTTTACTGCACCTCTCTGTCATTTTATGAATTTGTTCATGAAGTTTAACGGGTCATTTGATTTGAAGATAAGTTAtggtataaataattatatatgttGGATTagtaatttttgtaattttttaattgatGATTTAATTTATTGTGTTCAAAATAGCATGTGTTAAATAATTTCTAGGGATCTTATGGAATAATCGGAGaaatttactatttatttattctagACACGATTATACACATATTATACATATGCCGGCTATTTTTACTATAATCAGTAGTGTGAACGGCTAATTTAGGTTAATTCTCCTAATTTTCTAGTAAGAACTTATTTGTTTACATAAATACCCTCCATGTTATTTAATTAGTAGAAAAAATTTTGAGGgactacaatttttttttttcattttcatttttttaaaatttcaatacTATTATTTCACTCTCTGATAGAATAACTTATTCTGATACTAATTACTAATCTTAATATAATTTACTCAAAATTAATAACCaaacacaaaatatatttttatctcaAAACTATATATGCTTCTCTAGTATACCAAGCAACCCCCGAGGGTTAGCTAGGCTAAGAAAACCAAATTGGAGAAAATATATTCATGATGTCTGTCgaatcaaaacaaaaaatacGTGTTATCAACTTTCTTATATGAGTTATATATGTCTAGAAAAGAATAATTCCTAATTAATGTCAGTCCTCATGTAACGTTCCTATGTCTAGAAAAGAATATTAGTTAAGCTTAAAAGAAATACAGAATGAAGGAAAATCTATTAAGCATGTGAGACTCTTCTTATACTTTGCCAAGTGGATTAGTTGGTCCCATTTTCAGAAAAAAAGGGCCCAAAGTTCcttctctctttcctttttaactttttttctttgtttcaaCTTTTCAATCTTCAAGTTTTACTATTTTCTTCGCTTTAATATTTCTagtctaatttattttatttctactattttaatattattttttatctcatattaactatttatattactaaaaatagttatttaaaattatttgtcaattaataaaattaaaatataattaatcaatcatttttcattttatcaGAATAGTTGATTCTTTTTGAAAGCAGAAATAAGATTTGTaaagttgtaattttttttaaggagtaaattagtaaaattataatttttatgtataatttataAAGAACGTATAAAAAGGAGAGTGGAAAactaatataaaaaaagaaaaggatataaaaataatttattctctTTTTCTCCTCTCAACAATTTCATAATTTAATAAGCACTTAAATCCATCAAATATCCTCCAACAAGAAAATATAACGGAAAGAGAATCAATAATCTTGACAaataattgcataaattttgacACTATtttcatgaaatctttaatcgaAAAGCCTTCATAAACACCTACACCTATACATATTTTCTCcgtcaatttatacaatatttttttattctcaaaattcaagttataaaatataCTCTTTCAATATATTAACATAAGAAAGAATTGTAACTTAGTGAGAATgtttatttatgaaaataatgcatTTTATAGCTTGAATTTCAATCTTCAAATTTACTCCTTAAGAAATTACTTTGCAAGTTTACAAATCTTGTTTACGCTTTCAAGAACAATTAATTGTTaggataaaatgaaaaataataattatattttaatttgttaattgacaagtaatttttaataattatttatatttattcttaaaaaatataattaacttttattcatattaagAGCACCGTTATTTGATTTTGACAAATGAACATCAAGAACTATTAAcagaataagaaaaataaattacatgtTCGAGAGGAGAATTCGAAAAGTAATgctttagagagagaaaaaaaacacTAATTTTAGGACATTACTATTTTCACTATGCCTTAATTTAattgttgtattattttaaatttgtgcaatgaaatatattataaatttaaaaatataaagtacTCTATATTAGAAGGAGGGGTAAATGGAAGATGGAAGAGTGAGAAGAGAAAATGTGAAGTTATAAATGCTTGGGACccacaaaatatagttttatctattaaaaaaatttcgTCACACAACTATGATATGGTATCCCTCACTCATCATAAAATTTTTCTAACAAATGCTAACTAATTACGTAGTACAGTGGGACCCcttataataaatttttaagtacaattatatttattattctttaATAATGGCTAACATATCACGACTAATTAGTACTTGCATTTTCAGCACGTTTTGTGTACTTCATAATATTCATCCTAATTTTCTAGTCCCTACAAATACCCTCCTCGATTCATTTCTTGCTTgaccataatttttcattaattaatttccAACATGGAAGTGGCCGCAACCACTGTGTCCGCACTTCGGACCGTGTTAGCATATAGCATAATTGGCTGCTCCACTCTTTATGGACCACcttgtttaaaaaaattggcAACATTTCCAGCATTTTCATACGTAACAGTCACTCTCGTCACTAGCGATTCCACGCTAGGTAACACATTGGCATGCAATTCTCGCCACGGTTCAAACCGTGCCGCTATCCATACGCAGCCAACGGGTCTGACAGGCAACTTCGTTATTGGTGGCTCTCGTTGAGTGTACACATATTAGGTGCAAAAAAATTGCTTTTGGGCAGTTGGTGCTTGTGTTTGATGATGGTGTTATTCGAGCGAGTGTTATTGTTCACCCTCTTCGTGTTGCATGTAGTACGGTCCTTGGGATCACCGCTTCACTTCTCGCCTTGTCGCTTCCTTATCCGAGGCTAGCTTACTTTGAGGTCAGTATTCGGCTAAAATAACCTAAAAGTTACTCTTAACATAACGTTATATTATCTGTCTTGAGCCAAACTTGAATGATTTTCTCCAAATTAAAACCCCTTGTAAGTAACTTCGTTTTGTTTTCTACTTTCTATGTGGGACTTTGTTAATTCACACACGTCTTAACAATCACATTTTACTCCTCTGTCAATGCATATGTTGAAGAAGATAACCGTCTTATTTTCTAGGTTACTAATCCCACTTATAATGGACAAGTATCAATAGTAATTATCTTCTAGATGATCACATAGTACTGTAATACTAATACTTTTACATTGTTGGtgcatatataaattaaattctaGTTTTTACGTCCTTTAATGAGGAAGTCAAAAAATATAGGACTAGAGGGTAATTGATCTTATTAGTTTAACCACTCAATCTTTTCTGGGTTCTTTTAGATCTCAATCAGTTTTAACACTTTATAATGTAGCCTTATATAACTGATCTTTAAGCAAAATATGGCTGCATTTTTGTATGTAAATGTTGAAAACGATAGATATGATGTTGTAGCCTTAATTTTCTTTCTTGTAAATCTATCAGGTTAGGAAACTACATCAATTATATGCTGAAATCTCTAAAGAGAGAGTGGAAATTTATTCAACGGCAATCACTTCCCAAGACAATCTCATTGCAGTTGAACTTTTGTCCAAAGCCAAAATCATTACTCAAACAGGAGCCAAGCTTCTCCAAAGCACCAAACTTTTGAAGGTAACACAACTTATTAATTGGACTATGAGCTTAGTTGAGCTCTGCTTCTTCGCTGATCAGCCATGAAGAAGCTagagatgaagatgatgaagaagatgaagaagagaggcgttagagagaaggagaagattttattgTTAGGGCTAATCTGTGAAAATGCCCATATTTCTTAACAGTACATAGTTGCTATGTATATATAGCTAATTACATTGACTTAACTGACTAACAaattagttagttagttctaACTATGTAACTAACTAAAATGACCATACTGCCCTTATTTCTAACTGATTTTTCTAACTCCTTTAACTACTTCCTTTACATCTcaacactccccttcaagctaggaggtgcaaaaatattcaaagcTCCTAGCTTGGATAGAAGGTGCTCATGTTGACCTCTAGACAATCCCTTTGTCAATATATCAGCTGGTTGTTCTTGGGTTGGTAAGTAGTCAACTTTGATCATGCCTTGTTGTAGTCTTTCTCTAATGAAATGAGAATTTATCTCTATATGTTTTGTTCTTTCGTGATAAACTGGATTGGCTGCAATTTGAATTGTAGCTTTGCTATCACTATAGACCTGCACTGGTACCTTCATATCAGCCTCAACCTCCTTCAACATTCACAGCAGCCACACAAGTTCTGAAATAGTAGATGACATGCTTCTATATTCAGCCTCAGCTGAACTTCTAGACACTGTAGTTTGTTTCTTGGCTTTCCAAGATATTAGTGATTTTCCCATCTTGATCAAGTATCCTGTGACTGATTTCCTGGTGAGTGCACATGCTGCCCAGTCTGCATCACAAAAAGCTGTAATTTGGTTGTCTGATTGACTGGATAGTAGTATACCTTGTCCAGGTTGTCTCTTCAAATATTTGACTACTCTTAGGGCTGCCTCCATATGGGACTTCTTTGGCTGGTTCAGAAACTGACTTAATGTCTGAGTACTGAAGGCTATATCTGGCCTTGTCATGTTGAGATACAGAAGTTTACCTATGAGTTTTTGATAGGTTGCCTGATCTATTAGAGGATCATGTAGCTCTTCTTGCTTTTGGTTCACATGGTCATCATAGAGCTTTGATGTGAGCTTGATGTTGGCATCCATTGGTGTTGCTGCTGGCTTAACTGCAGTCATTCCTTCTTCTGCTATCAGATCAAGAGTGTACTTCCTCTGATGCATGAGTATTCCTGCTGTGGATCTTGCAAATTCAATCCCCAGAAAGTATTTGAGCTCCCCTAAGTCCTTCATCTTGAATGCACTTTGTAGAGCTTTCTTTGTCTCTTCTATCAGCTTTAGGCTGCTGCCAGTGACTAAcatgtcatctacatatacaagTACAATGACAATACCTTCTGCTGACTTGTTAATGAATAGGGAATAATCATATTGGCTTTGtttgaacttgagagaaatAAGAGCCTCAGTAAGTTTGTGATTCCACTGCCTTGGAGCTTGTTTGAGTCCATAAAGAGACTTTGTTAGTCTACATATATTTTCCCCTTGACTGACAAATCCCTAAGGCAGctgcatatatattttatcCTCTAGGTCTCCATGGAGAAAAGCATTGAAGACATCCATCTAATGGATGTGCCAGTTCTTGGAAGCTGCCATGGCAAGAACAACCCTGACAATCACCATCTTCACAACAGGAGAAAATGTTTCTTTGTAATCAATCCCTTCTTGTTGGCTGTATCCTTTTGCTACTAGCCTGGATTTGAACCTCTCTATTTCACCTGTGGATTTGTATTTAACCTTGTAGATCCATCTACAACCAATATGCTTCTTCCCTGCAGGTAAAGAAGTGACTTCCCAGGTATTATTGTTTTCTAAGGCCTGGATTTCTGTCTGCATAGCTTCAACCCATCTTGGGTCTTTTACTGCTTCAACATAGCTGGTAGGTTCTATCATAGAGGATGTAGCTGCAATAAAGCACTAATGAGAAGGTGATAGATGAGAGTAGCTTACATAGTTGGATAGTGGATATTGAATAGCCTGTTTGACATTCAGAGAGACAAAATCCTTCAGCCATATGGGAGGATGTTTGGACCTGGCAGATCTTCTAGTAAGAGGTGGCCCAGACACATCAGTATCACTTGCAATAGGGTGTGTTTGTATAGACACACACTCTTGCTCACCAGCATCTGGATGCccacatgtagcctcttcagaAAGTACAGATGGAGTAGTACTTGGGATTGTGAATGGGGATAGTTGAAGCTGTGGAGCTGTCTCACCTAGACCTTGTAGGTTATCTACAAACAATTGCTGGGTGGCTGAGCCATCAGCCTTGGCAAATGGAAATATGGCTTCTCTAAACTGAACATCCCTGCTGACAAAGAATGAGTTATTGTGCAAGTCAAATAGGATATAGCCTTTCTGCACTTCATAGTACCCCATGTGCACAGCTGACTTTGATCTGGGCATGAGTTTGTCATGTTCAGTGAGATTCTTGGCTAGAGCTAGGCAACCAATGGTTCTCAAATGAGATAAACCTGGTTTTTTGCCATACAATCTTTCATAAGGAGATTGGAACTGAAGCACACTACTAGGCAGTCTATTGATCAGGTAAGCAGCTGCTAGGACACAATGACCCCAAAATCTGATAGGTATTTTTGCTTGAAACCTGAGGGCTCTGGTTACTTCTAGTAGATGTCTATGTTTCCTCTCAGCcactccattttgttgaggagtgtaTGGATAAGACCTTTGATGGATAATACCTAGTGTTTTGAACATATTATCACATACTGAATTCACAAACTCAGTACCATTATCAGACCTTAAGACCTTGACCACCTTGTCAAACTGATTCTTAGTATACTGCAAGAAAGGTTTAAGAGACACACACACATCTGATTTGTGTTTAAGTAAGAATAGGCAAGTCATTCTTGAAAAGTCATCAACTATTGTAAGAAAATACTTGTTTCCATCAAATATAGTTGTATTATAAGGTCCCCAAAGATCAACATGTATCAAATCAAAGCAGCTATTGCTTTTGATGATACTAGAAGGGAATACAGGTCTAGTTTGTTTTGCAAATGGACACACTAAGCATTCAGACACCTTACAcatactaactttattcataTTGAACATCTTGGCCAGTACAGCTGAAGACACATGTCCTAGCCTTTTATGCCACAGCTCCATATCCGATTCCTTGTCTGTGGAAGAAGCATCATCAACAGAGTATGCAAATTCCTTAGCCTTACTTGCATTACTTTAAGTGAATTGGTTCCATAACAGATATAGACCCCCCTCTTCTCTACCAACTTTCTTCACCTTCCCAGTGTAGAGTTCCTGGAAAACATAGAAATCAGGAAAGAAGAAGACAAAGCAGCCTAATTCCTTGGTTATTTTGCTGACAAACATCAAGTTATACTTGAATTCTAGAATATGGAGCACATTAGTAATCAAACTTTTAGATGGTAGACTACAAGAACCAATATGAGTTACTTTAGTGGTACCACTATTTGGTAAGCACACATCCTTAGGAGTGTTAAGTTGAAGGACAGATTCCTTTAGTAGCATCTGCAGTTTAGATACCATATGGTTTGTTGCCCCTGTATCCACTATCCACACATCATTATTTTCAGTTACACATAGA
Proteins encoded in this window:
- the LOC129876958 gene encoding uncharacterized mitochondrial protein AtMg00810-like, which gives rise to MLVTGSSLKLIEETKKALQSAFKMKDLGELKYFLGIEFARSTAGILMHQRKYTLDLIAEEGMTAVKPAATPMDANIKLTSKLYDDHVNQKQEELHDPLIDQATYQKLIGKLLYLNMTRPDIAFSTQTLSQFLNQPKKSHMEAALRVVKYLKRQPGQGILLSSQSDNQITAFCDADWAACALTRKSVTGYLIKMGKSLISWKAKKQTTVSRSSAEAEYRSMSSTISELVWLL